GTTgtccagttggtgttgagtcttctcttagttgacgAAACtacatggtgtaaattagatttgatgttaacattgcgttcgcttagttcacttttatgaaaacatgattagccttcgctaAGTTGATTAAtcgtgttggattagaggttagatTAGCCCTTTTGTTGTGTTAATCGGTGATTGGAaacatagtaattgagttaatgaccaaccctttttattctgtatttgattccgtttttatgtttttgtctacatttcagttttacatttttgtttgcatccgtcttttgatttagttcatccccattcacaaacctttcgcaaccccccccacttcgtgtctgacctaattctcgaaccacatttggtccttgagagacgacctaggagtcacttcctagtctatactgcattcttttatgcacattaaatttttcatggggtgcgacacccatcactaacattcaatgctcaattaacttttaaaaatataattgttattgttCATGAGCACAACAAAATTTCAAGTcaagcaactaatacagtcaaATGCATGGCGCACATAGTGGACTTCAACATGTcagaacattttgaaattcttttttatgcaaaatctcacatagcactatttttcaaaggtttaaaccctttaatcGTCCCTATTTTTAGGTCATTTTCCCAATTTCATCccctttttattaaaactcccaattTGGTCCTCAAAAGAGCCAATTTGAATCAAATTGACCCTTTcctttaaaaaaagttaacgtcGTGAAAATTTTAGACAACACAGAGGATGAAGTGTTGATATATGTACAGATAGCCTTTGTAGTGATGAAACGTGTCAATGATTAGATGATACGTGGAATTTgacaaaaattagaatttaaaatagattgttAAATCTAATTAGGGGATTTGGGttaaattaaagtgaatttggaTTCAATTTGGAGTGAAAAACTGAGAGGAGAGTGCATCGAAAGTTTTACGAGAAGTCATTAACAGAGAGGATACAACCCAGTTCATTGCCTGAGGATCAACTAGTTGTCAAATGCCCTAATTccctaaataaaaaaagtatcagCAGAACATTAAAACATAGTCCGTAACAGCAatccaaaaagaagaaaaggatttAAATGAAGGTATGAACAGTAAATTTAATGGTGGCCAGAGATGCCGCCGGTGACTCCATGGCagcaaaccaaaaagaataaagGGATTTAAATGTTGGtgtaaacaataaatttgaggATGCAAAAGgtgcaaataataaaaaaaaacttccaaAGTTTCTCCTTCTTCACATGCAAACACAGATGCATCCAGGACCAGTCCCCGCTGCACCTTTTCATGGCCACCAGAGACGCCGTCGGCGACTTCAATCTTGATCGGAAACAACGCACCCGGTGCAGCATCGCTTCCATCCATTTCGTTCAAAACGCAATCTCTCCAGATCTCCATCCCAGCCACTGACGCGATCAATTTAACAATCAGATTTAACCCTAATCCCCTAATTTaacaatctattttaaattatcatttttttcaaatgccACGTTGCATCAGATCTCATCACTACAAAGGCCACTTATGCATACATTAATACTTCATCCTCATTGTTGTCTAAAATTTTCACgacgttaactttttttaacggaaagggtcaatttgattaaaattgacTCTTTTGAGGACCAAATTGGGAGGTTTAATAAAAGGGAGATAAAATTGGGAAAGTGACTCAAAAATAAGTACcattaaagggtttaaacctttttcaaaatctgtgcatagtcacgaaCTTAATTCGACTTCCTccataatgaagtcaacttacAGCTTGCAGCTATtccacacaatgtaagttcataaaagtgcatgtggttttcttctttcaaaacatgtgtaatgcaaccagatatgatgtaacatatacaaactcagtaaatatgcattcgtatatcaagataaacacaaaaGCATGCTCAACAACATATCAAACAATAGACAACAGAACATGTAACGcatcaacaatacatgtgttattaaaaatgtgttgtcatcataaaaaaccagagtgataaaaatattgtgttgtcaacaatctcaatataaTGAAAACTACTGTGTTGATTGGTTGAGTGTATATTACAGGCCTATGTGCAATGTGCAAGTCATATTAGAGGTCTGAATAAAAGCTATCTACAGTgcaatattttcattaaactacCAACAAtgttacatacgaatttttctgtatataattacatacaaaaatttatgtatgtaattacatacagattttttcgtatgtaattataaatatatttttctgtatgtaattacatatgAAAAAATCAGTATGTAATTATCAAtgaaaaaatttgtatgtaactacatatggaaaaatatatatgtaacgTTACCTACGAGCATTTTATCCACCGATTTTTGTCTGTAGGTAACACTACCTTAACTACAAATTTGactttacatacggattttgcCCGTAGGTAATAACATCTTTACCTGTAATGGCTTTCACAaacttctttgctttgttcacCACTACAATTGTTTCGCTCACAAGTGTTGTCATCTCTCTTCCACTTGTTCCATTCTGTTAGAATAAATGagctttgtttctcaacaccaaaaggggggttgaattggtgttttataaaaataatcgcttttgaaatctttttcgcaaataGTATGGATCTTTAAACCTTTCTTAGACACTAAGCAATATGCATGCAATGTAACAATatgtgtaatcaattaaagACAGAACGTAATCGATTAATGTAGagagatagggagaagaaaaatcaaactctgatttttatactggttcggcctcaatggcttacatctagtgtcctttcaATCAACCCGAGATTGAAAGCCAATTGCACTCTAGAGATATGATTTTTTACAACAAGGGCTTTACAGTGGCCAATCTGTCAAAATGTAAATCACCTCTCTaactcactaatctaatatagcaAAATACAAAAGACCTCCAGCAAGAACAATCATCTCCTGTAGTCACCCCTTTGAGAACCTTCTCAAAGTACAAGAACTCCTCATTCTTCTTCCTGGCAACATGCACAGGGAACATCAACAAAATGTTTGTGAATCTTCTCCTTCTGATCACACAACAAGCACCTCAGTTGTACAGAACGATCAATCTCTTCAATCTAGTCAAGTTTCCTCTTAAGAAATCTTTAACAATAGTAAACTTGTTTCTTGGAGCGTTTGATCACATTTGTAAAACTTCTCAAACGAATATGAATtagatatgaaaatgttaatctCAATTGTCTTACAGAAATTCAATCAATGCGTCTATATATGGTTTTTGTCAAATCTGGCGCAATTTAATTGATTACTCTATTAATTTAATCAGttacattaaatatttgtaacaGATTAACAATAGTCAAAGCacataattgaatgttcaataaatttaatcaattatcattaaaTGGTTAGTCTACTAGAGCCTTGTTTGTCGTCGTTCCATCGTTGTCGTTTCGAAGCACCAACGAACGCCGAAACCACCACTGGACGTGGTTTTTGAAGCTTCTCGTTGTTCCTTTCGGTAATCCTTTGTTCTTGTTCGGTGGGTTTGAgctgtttttaattttctttttaccatTTAGGGGTTGTTGTGTTTTTTGGATGTTTATTGTGGTTCCGTTAACTGTGATTTGAACTTTTGTTGATCATTTTGGGGTTGTTGTGCTTTTTGAATTCAAAGTTTCAATGTTTTAGGTTTATGGTTGTTGTTGGGTTATTTTGACTTATCTTTTGTACAATGTTTCCGTTGACATATATTAAGACAAATAGATTCgctaaagaaagaaaacatgataGGCAAAGGCGGATTTGAAGAGTTTTACAGGTTAAATATTTACCTAGTTCCAAGTTAAAAGATAATAGTTGTAtacttatttttcatattaactGTATATTTTTTCAAGATATTCTTTCAGATAAATAAGAAATAGTTGTGAAGAGGCTAATTAGAAGCTTTCGATCGGTAGGGTGCAGTAGAGTTTAAAAATGAGGTTCAAGTTATGTATAACACTTATCTTAAACATATGTTCCTTTAAGATaaattatcttctttttaaatgttaatgttatttttaaatggcttagtagtatttatgttttgatgCATAATATAAGATTCTAGACAACTAGTGCatcaaatagatttttttttgtccatCAAATATCATAGCATGAAGGCAATTTTCCACAACTTTAAACTATTATGCTAAAACTGAATTTAATCATGAGGTATCTATACACCAAAATAATTTTCCAACACTGAAACAtcgtaataaatttattttccatCACACCACTGCACACAAAAGTTCCAGGTGctaatttatttcttaagaGTAATCCTCCCTGCACCTCCTGGATCTCGCCATGCACCTCCTACTTCACTTTTAAGTCCAACTGTACCCCTATATATGTGACCCTGTTCATTAGGTTTATAAAAAGTAACTTTAACTGCCGCAACTCAGAGAAAAAACCCTATACCCCCCTATTTTCATCTTCCCTTCCCTTGACCAGTCTTCCTCCCCTTCCCTCCCTCCAACCAGTGCATCCCCCCTCCCTCTAATCAGTGCATCCCTCCGTGCAGCTTGTAACCTGGTGCTATCTTGACCTTGGGCGTGGGTTGTCAGCGTAGCAGGGTAGTTGGGTAGCAGTTCTTCatgtttgaagttttttttctgGCGTCAAGGTTAGTATTTCTCTTCTCGTAGATGTAGATGTGGTAAAAGAATTGGATGAATTTTTCTGTGTGTACATGAACTGTGCGTGGAGAGGTCGTGAAGGGTTAACCGCAAATGGTACTACAGTTAACCCCTGCCGCAGTACGAACAGTGGCGGATCGTTTTGGGGGCGTTGTGGAACCGCAAGTCGTTTTGCGGTTAAAGAGTGCCGGAGCTCGATCAACGTCTGAAACCAACCGCCGATGGATCTGCAGTTGGTTTGGTTTGGGGGGTGCACGGGAGAAACGCAGCTCAAACTGCGGTTGGCGTAAAACGAAGCTCAGACTGCGTTGGGTGAAAACGCAGCTCAGACTGCGTTGGGTGAAAACGCAGCTCAGACTGCGTTTGAGGGAAACGCAACTGAGACTGCGGTTTAGGAgttgcgtttttttttttccttaatttttttttcaaaacgttgtttttttaattttaggttgtttgttaattttttttaagtttataaaattttatatattatttattattaatgtaatttagattaaatattaattatgattttagattaagtattaattaatttattgaatgaaataacttttattattctaaactatattttcgtaaataattttagtaNNNNNNNNNNNNNNNNNNNNNNNNNNNNNNNNNNNNNNNNNNNNNNNNNNNNNNNNNNNNNNNNNNNNNNNNNNNNNNNNNNNNNNNNNNNNNNNNNNNNNNNNNNNNNNNNNNNNNNNNNNNNNNNNNNNNNNNNNNNNNNNNNNNNNNNNNNNNNNNNNNNNNNNNNNNNNNNNNNNNNNNNNNNNNNNNNNNNNNNNNNNNNNNNNNNNNNNNNNNNNNNNNNNNNNNNNNNNNNNNNNNNNNNNNNNNNNNNNNNNNNNNNNNNNNttatttttgtttatgaatttagaagttttattaaattatttattaattaaataattattattatccctTATCCCTATGcgtaaatttgattttgttaaatattatatttttttatttgtatttatttaagtattataataagtaatactttcgttattttttttaatatattattaattttattttttttaatttcttcttatttgtttcaatatttgttaatagaattttttagtttttttatttcttttcattttaattttgttttatagaatatattgataatataattggttaatagAAATAGTAAGAACTAGAGGCGCATCATCTTCCCGTGGAGAGGCTTCATCGTCTCGTGGTcaaccatcatcttcatcacatGATGAAAGGAGACGACCTACGGCTTTTGTTCGTAGAAGACGCGTAGATGAATATCGCACAGACGTCATTGATGAACATCATTATGAGGACCACGAGGAGTCTATACAGCAGGGACATTGTGAGGAGGACTATGTTCAACATGAGGATGTTCAAGAGCAGGATGGCTatagtgaggaagaagatgaagatgaagatgaagatggagatgAAGTTCAAGATGATGGATTTCCAGGAGGTCCACATGACACCTCCTTGCTTACACACTATTCCCAGCATGTTGCATATGCCATATGGCAAGGCCAGGTTGGCAANCAACCTAAATGTTAATTGTTGATTaattgcttatttatttttgttatataattaagtGTTTTTATGTAGGATCGAGGGGAGATTCAATTGAGGACCCAtgctaaaaaattaaaaatttttggAATGTATCATGAGGCTATCGAGCCATATATATCCATGTCGGGGTTGGCTTCCTTAGTCAACCTATCCTACGAGTATGCTGATCATGGATTGATCGTTTCACTTGTGGAGAGATGACACCTAGAGACAAATAATTTCCATCTTCCGGTAGGCGAGATGAGCGTCACATTAGATGATGTTCACAATCTGCTCCACCTACCTATCATGGGGCAATTTTGTGAGGTGGAGGACCTATAGTACGATGAGGCTCGATCTCATCTTATGGACTTGCTTGGCGTCGACCGCGCCAAAGCTTTAGCCGAGATGAAGAAGTCACGCGATCCAAAAGTGCGGTTGAGCTGGCTCAGCGAGGTCTACCACGATTGCATTCAGTAGGAGCTTTAGGAGTGCGCTGCTCGGGCGTATTTGTTGCATCAGCTTGGATGCACAATTTTTACTAATAAGAGTGGGAATTTGATTCATGTCTCGTACCtcctgttgacggattggcaagcgtacgaaatcgttcaagtaacataattggtaaaacccaatatcgttcttcccaagagactcgaaaggctttctcgttcacgtgaattaaaatattaagacttgaaaataaaaattaataaattgatttgagaacaaaaatattaacatgcaaaagagattgattcaattgacaaaagaaaacaatggatgaatggagttgttgggggtttacaatttcatctaatctgctctgtcttatctactcctcttgaattattagtttgattaattaattgttatgcgactttcttagcctacccttaacccgatccctcggcgaaaagagcctaatattaactactggtttgctatccctagcttcccctagcaattaatacaacattatagagcagaagttaacgcaactgatcgtcctacccctatccctaggtggtattgcaaaatcaagaaattactcactagttcatgacattattgtacgtccccgtatcaataaagacaaacaacagttaccgaatgagttaaacgataaaggccttaagcacagatgagaacccaacaattaacaatcaaacatatNNNNNNNNNNNNNNNNNNNNNNNNNNNNNNNNNNNNNNNNNNNNNNNNNNNNNNNNNNNNNNNNNNNNNNNNNNNNNNNNNNNNNNNNNNNNNNNNNNNNNNNNNNNNNNNNNNNNNNNNNNNNNNNNNNNNNNNNNNNNNNNNNNNNNNNNNNNNNNNNNNNNNNNNNNNNNNNNNNNNNNNNNNNNNNNNNNNNNNNNNNNNNNNNNNNNNNNNNNNNNNNNNNNNNNNNNNNNNNNNNNNNNNNNNNNNNNNNNNNNNNNNNNNNNNNNNNNNNNNNNNNNNNNNNNNNNNNNNNNNNNNNNNNNNNNNNNNNNNNNNNNNNNNNNNNNNNNNNNNNNNNNNNNNNNNNNNNNNNNNNNNNNNNNNNNNNNNNNNNNNNNNNNNNNNNNNNNNNNNNNNNNNNNNNNNNNNNNNNNNNNNNNNNNNNNNNNNNNNNNNNNNNNNNNNNNNNNNNNNNNNNNNNNNNNNNNNNNNNNNNNNNNNNNNNNNNNNNNNNNNNNNNNNNNNNNNNNNNNNNNNNNNNNNNNNNNNNNNNNNNNNNNNNNNNNNNNNNNNNNNNNNNNNNNNNNNNNNNNNNNNNNNNNNNNNNNNNNNNNNNNNNNNNNNNNNNNNNNNNNNNNNNNNNNNNNNNNNNNNNNNNNNNNNNNNNNNNNNNNNNNNNNNNNNNNNNNNNNNNNNNNNNNNNNNaaatggaagaagaatggaaaagcaaaccctagaaaagatgaaaaggagcctaagcatccaagagatcctctccagagagaaaaattaggtctggccatcctcccttgtcaaaagaatgactctgaactcgcaataggggtatttataggtgaggagcgcagcagaaaacaggcctaggcccaacggaccaccgcccagcggtttaagtgtgccgcccggcggtttcccataagccttcaaaccgcccgacggcaagggtcaccgcccggcggtttcccttaaaaccgcccagcgccaacgccagtgcctactcctcgccgtGGACCGCCCAGCAAtttaagttgccgccgggcggtgcgtcgactcttcaaatcttcaattttcttctattttcttgagtctacgacctttatcttcagctacattcttcatttcctcaaaatagctacaaaacaacgcaaaacatgcataatatcgctaaaaacaacttttgactctctacagactcatttattgagttttgcttgattccaAGCTCATTCTAaatagtaaagggtgtaattaggtccaaaatgacatatgaaaataactgtttttcaaccttcatcacctcCTTCTGTTGCGAGACTTGAATGCATGTTCGAGATATGCCTGGGGAGCAGCTGCACTGGCACACACTTTTGAGCAGCTAGGAGATGCTAGCTTCAATGGTGTCAGACAGATAGCTGGATATTCCACTCTTCTACAGGTACATTAAAGTTTTACAaaggtttttttaatatattttaggaatgtgtaaaataatataaataagtaatttttttgtagAGTTGGATATATGAGCACCTTCCTAGGATGGGAAGGAGGCGAGTCTCAGATACGTACATAGATCTCCATCCATGAGCTTCACGATACATACCTTCGAGACAGGGTTGGAGTCTTACGGAGGGGCGAAGATATCTGGATGGGCTCACGTATGATGCGATCATCTGGTATCCATACATGTCGCACAGACATACTTGTCCATTCTTGGCCATATGTATGTTTTCAGGATGGATCCGACTAGGCGACATGATTCACCGACATCTGCCTGAATGTGTGTTGCGTCAATTCGATTTTCAGCAGATCATACCACGTTCGCCTGAGAGCCTTCCGATGCCAGAGATTCATACGATTGATCAAAATTAGTTGAGGTATGTAGAGCATGCCGTTACTGGTGCTGTTGAAGTTGAGGACCCCTCTGTGTGTGTTGACGGATACCTGGCGTGGTTTAGACGAGTGTCTCACCCGTACATCACTCCAGCTAACGACGATGGTCGACCCAGTCTTGCACTGCGCATGAGGCGACACCTTCCGGATGACATCCCGGTGCCCCCAGTTCGTCGTAGACGATCACCTGAATCAAGATTGTTGGTATGTAATGAAACTAAGTGTGATtgtttattatatcaattttagtttatgtagttaatttatttttttggttatatTCATTTCAGGGTGGTATGAGGCGTGTGATCAGGATGCTATAGGGCATGTTAAGCTGTCAACACGTCACATAGAACACTGTAGTCTATGAGCAAACTAATCAGACATTACAGGTTGCTCGTAGATCTGTTGAGGAGTACGAGGCTGCTACTACTAGTAGAGGTGCTCGTCATGCGCGCGGACGAGCATCATTTTCTTGAAGGGACAGattcatatatgtttattttttaatatttgtttatgtgatGTTTACTTAtactttgaatatttataatgcATTTTTGCATACGCTTTCCATACTTGGACTTTTTCTATTAATCGTCTACGTTGAATGAAATTAAGACacaattcaaataattcaattaatacgacaattaattgaaaacaacgaattagtacaaaaaaatatttacaaatgaaatattaaattactacATAATAAACTTCATTTCAGTCTTCTCCAAGATCTACATAACTTTGATTGGCTCCCATTAATGCCATAAATGATTGCATCCTATGTGTATAAAATGATGACCATGATCATGCCTCTGGGTAACAATGGTTTGAGGAAATGATGTCCACCATGGGTAACGGACAACCATCTTGTAATTGGACT
This genomic interval from Vigna radiata var. radiata cultivar VC1973A chromosome 8, Vradiata_ver6, whole genome shotgun sequence contains the following:
- the LOC111242274 gene encoding uncharacterized protein LOC111242274, producing the protein MVLQLTPAAVRTVADRFGGVVEPQVVLRLKSAGARSTSETNRRWICSWFGLGGAREKRSSNCEIVRTRGASSSRGEASSSRGQPSSSSHDERRRPTAFVRRRRVDEYRTDVIDEHHYEDHEESIQQGHCEEDYVQHEDVQEQDGYSEEEDEDEDEDGDEVQDDGFPGGPHDTSLLTHYSQHVAYAIWQGQDRGEIQLRTHAKKLKIFGMYHEAIEPYISMSGLASLVNLSYEYADHGLIVSLVER